A portion of the Mytilus galloprovincialis chromosome 12, xbMytGall1.hap1.1, whole genome shotgun sequence genome contains these proteins:
- the LOC143055466 gene encoding coiled-coil domain-containing protein 43-like: MATSQQPFEEWLCAKLLSLDPEIDTDVFVMYINGILDTDDPSDEKKESMSEILSEVFPDNFSDVCAEVYNKYEEIHGLAASKEDSDSENLAKQLSNMLENQKIESVKPKENLSKEEKERKAAILAQYGHVSDEEDDDRPDDPGGDSQDSSLLQKNVNAESVANLEKEKREKSKIESDKKKEKDKTDREAQKQKQTDRKESEKKRTQKGERRR, from the exons ATGGCAACAAGTCAGCAGCCTTTTGAGGAATGGCTTTGTGCCAAGCTGTTATCACTGGACCCAGAAATTGATACTGATGTATTTGTTATGTACATTAACGGTATTTTGGACACAGACGATCCTTCCGATGAAAAGAAAGAATCAATGTCAGAAATTTTATCAGAAGTGTTT CCAGATAACTTTTCTGATGTTTGTGCTGAAGTTTACAATAAATATGAAGAAATACATGGTTTAGCTGCATCAAAAGAAGATTCAG ATTCAGAGAATTTGGCTAAACAGTTATCCAACATGTTAGAAAACCAAAAAATAGAATCAGTAAAACCTAAAGAAAATCTTAGTAaggaagagaaagaaagaaagGCCGCCATTTTAGCACAATACGGCCACGTGTCAGATGAAGA AGATGATGACAGACCAGATGATCCAGGTGGAGATAGTCAAGACAGTT CTTTGTTACAGAAAAACGTCAATGCTGAAAGTGTGGCTAATCTAGAgaaagaaaaaagagaaaaatctAAGATTGAATctgacaaaaagaaagaaaaagataaaacGGACAGAGAAGCCCAGAAACAAAAACAGACGGACAGAAAAGAAAGTGAAAAGAAAAGAACACAGAAAGGAGAAAGACGAAGATAG
- the LOC143055464 gene encoding lipoyl amidotransferase LIPT1, mitochondrial-like isoform X1, with protein sequence MMVTMVTRYLKIKLQFCQQIQTWNHLRKRYSTKSGDLVFVSLSNDIFMNLAFEDWLYENKNVKAKSILLMWKNKPTVVIGRHQNPYLECDVWKIAKNNLSLARRKSGGGAVYHDEGNINCSFIKDRSLYNRYSNLDLVVKALSSRWNVDLSINTREDILLDGFYKVSGTASKLGRNTTYHHFTLIFDVDKDKLFEYLDSPMSTVGVHSKATQSLKSRVKNLSDSIPGVTYDSLVDVIGQQFLQGKKNIDNFRFINPSESQYPGLQKIYNELCDWEWIYGRTPNFSLTRHFVKNLEYYIEHQITINVNIEKGRISKIDIETNFNETYLKMRPLIQEHLIGTRFWLNDLQMSLDTINKESRHFGEIELHSWVVNCLSKVLCV encoded by the exons atgaTGGTGACCATGGTGACAAGATACCTGAAGATAAAACTACAGTTTTGTCAACAAATTCAAACATGGAATCATCTAAGAAAAAGGTATTCTACCAAATCAGGAGACCTTGTATTTGTCTCCCTTTCCAATGACATTTTTATGAATCTAGCTTTTGAAGATTGGCTGTATGAGAATAAAAACGTGAAGGCCAAATCCATTTTGCTGATGTGGAAAAATAAACCTACTGTTGTAATTGGACGTCATCAGAATCCATATTTAGAATGTGATGTGTGGAAGATAGCTAAAAATAACTTGAGTCTTGCTCGACGTAAAAGTGGGGGAGGAGCAGTATATCATGATGAAGGAAACATAAATTGCTCATTTATTAAAGACAGATCATTATACAACAGGTACAGCAATCTTGATCTTGTTGTAAAAGCTTTGTCATCCCGTTGGAATGTAGATCTTAGTATAAATACTAGGGAGGATATATTATTGGATGGCTTTTATAAG gtCTCAGGAACAGCCTCTAAACTTGGACGGAATACAACCTATCACCATTTCACCTTGATATTTGATGTGGATAAAgataaattatttgaatatttggACAGCCCAATGTCAACG gtAGGAGTTCACAGCAAAGCAACACAGAGCTTGAAGTCACGAGTTAAGAATTTATCTGACAGCATTCCTGGGGTTACATATGATTCTCTGGTAGATGTGATAGGTCAACAGTTCTTACAGGGAAAGAAAAAT ATTGACAATTTTCGGTTTATAAATCCATCAGAATCACAGTACCCAGGTTTACAGAAGATTTACAATGAACTTTGTGATTGGGAATGGATTTATGGACGAACGCCAAATTTTTCACTGACTAGACATTTTGTTAAAAATCTAGAATACTATATTGAACATCAGATAACTataaatgtcaacattgaaaaagGCAGGATATCAAAAATTGACATAGAAACTAATTTTAATGAGACCTACCTAAAAATGAGGCCATTGATACAAGAACATTTAATAGGGACTAGATTTTGGTTGAATGATTTACAAATGAGTTTAGATACGATTAACAAGGAGTCAAGACATTTTGGAGAGATTGAATTGCATTCTTGGGTTGTAAACTGTTTATCTAAAGTTTTATGTGTTTGA
- the LOC143055464 gene encoding lipoyl amidotransferase LIPT1, mitochondrial-like isoform X2, which translates to MESSKKKVSGTASKLGRNTTYHHFTLIFDVDKDKLFEYLDSPMSTVGVHSKATQSLKSRVKNLSDSIPGVTYDSLVDVIGQQFLQGKKNIDNFRFINPSESQYPGLQKIYNELCDWEWIYGRTPNFSLTRHFVKNLEYYIEHQITINVNIEKGRISKIDIETNFNETYLKMRPLIQEHLIGTRFWLNDLQMSLDTINKESRHFGEIELHSWVVNCLSKVLCV; encoded by the exons ATGGAATCATCTAAGAAAAAG gtCTCAGGAACAGCCTCTAAACTTGGACGGAATACAACCTATCACCATTTCACCTTGATATTTGATGTGGATAAAgataaattatttgaatatttggACAGCCCAATGTCAACG gtAGGAGTTCACAGCAAAGCAACACAGAGCTTGAAGTCACGAGTTAAGAATTTATCTGACAGCATTCCTGGGGTTACATATGATTCTCTGGTAGATGTGATAGGTCAACAGTTCTTACAGGGAAAGAAAAAT ATTGACAATTTTCGGTTTATAAATCCATCAGAATCACAGTACCCAGGTTTACAGAAGATTTACAATGAACTTTGTGATTGGGAATGGATTTATGGACGAACGCCAAATTTTTCACTGACTAGACATTTTGTTAAAAATCTAGAATACTATATTGAACATCAGATAACTataaatgtcaacattgaaaaagGCAGGATATCAAAAATTGACATAGAAACTAATTTTAATGAGACCTACCTAAAAATGAGGCCATTGATACAAGAACATTTAATAGGGACTAGATTTTGGTTGAATGATTTACAAATGAGTTTAGATACGATTAACAAGGAGTCAAGACATTTTGGAGAGATTGAATTGCATTCTTGGGTTGTAAACTGTTTATCTAAAGTTTTATGTGTTTGA